From the Saccharomycodes ludwigii strain NBRC 1722 chromosome I, whole genome shotgun sequence genome, one window contains:
- the PCL2 gene encoding cyclin PCL2 (similar to Saccharomyces cerevisiae YDL127W | PCL2 | Pho85 CycLin (paralog of YDL179W | PCL9)) has translation MSKLFEHEALKDFARKRVNEEMIRFLAANTKCIIRVINEDTANSNNKIPSLVDFIKGLVIGSNVQTPTLMSTIVYLTKLRSILPTNVYGIETTRHRIFVGCLILAAKNLNDSSPLNKHWTKYTNGLLTLQEINTIERELLQYFDWKITFSENDLLLCLEPLLLPIRQELTAKYNGSLDSLSYYRKRRLYHQSGASRNLSGILSSISPSSSTGVNCSSWRSLSNNSIPSLQSSSTISSIVSTDTANTSISVSNNNNCNSGNSGGFIYRKQHAKANSLILEEQEDHVKQKQKYNEKENYQLYACYYNTDENAKILCPPNQQHNKTIRINNSNNNKKELSNNNINVGNFDHHVSVTSSRHFL, from the coding sequence ATGtctaaattatttgaaCACGAAGcattaaaagattttgcTAGAAAACGGGTTAATGAGGAAATGATCCGATTTCTAGCAGCAAATACAAAGTGTATAATAAGAGTAATAAACGAAGATACAGCAAactctaataataaaattccTTCATTAGTTGATTTCATTAAAGGTTTGGTTATTGGATCTAATGTCCAAACCCCAACACTAATGTCTACCATTGTATATCTAACTAAATTAAGAAGTATACTTCCCACTAACGTATATGGTATTGAAACAACCAGGCACCGTATTTTCGTTGGGTGCTTAATTTTAGCTGCCAAAAATCTAAACGATTCTTCACCATTAAATAAACACTGGACTAAATATACTAATGGATTATTAACCttacaagaaattaatacGATTGAAAGAGAATTATTACAATACTTTGATTGGAAAATAACGTTTAGTGAAAAtgatttgttattatgtCTGGAACCCCTATTGTTACCTATCAGGCAGGAATTAACCGCAAAATACAATGGGTCCTTGGATTCTTTGAGCTATTATCGTAAGAGAAGATTATACCATCAATCTGGTGCAAGTAGAAATTTATCAGGGATTTTATCTTCTATAAGTCCGTCTAGTTCAACTGGTGTTAATTGTAGTTCCTGGAGATCTTTAAGCAATAATTCTATTCCTTCCTTGCAATCATCATCTACCATTTCTAGTATAGTTAGTACTGATACTGCTAATACTTCTATTTCCgtttccaataataataattgcaATAGCGGCAACTCCGgtggttttatttatagAAAACAGCACGCTAAAGCAAACTCTTTAATACTagaagaacaagaagaccatgtaaaacaaaagcagaaatataatgaaaagGAGAATTACCAACTTTATGCGTGTTATTACAATACTGACGAAAATGCTAAAATACTTTGTCCTCCTAATCAACAACATAATAAGACAATCCGCAtcaacaatagtaataataataaaaaagagttatcgaataataatattaatgttGGAAACTTTGATCATCATGTATCCGTTACCTCTTCAAGACATTTTCTTTGA
- the HNT1 gene encoding adenosine 5'-monophosphoramidase (similar to Saccharomyces cerevisiae YDL125C | HNT1 | Histidine triad NucleoTide-binding): protein MSATTPIAHDAACIFCKIIKGEIPSFKLLETKYSYSFLDIQPTSKGHALIIPKYHGGKLHNIPDEYLIDILPLTKKLVHVLGCDLDGPTGEGYNVLQNNGRIAHQEVDHVHFHLIPKRDKETGLIVGWPTEETDFEKLGKIHKELLAKLDSDSDRSLNQ, encoded by the coding sequence atgtCTGCTACTACTCCAATTGCTCACGATGCTGCCTGCATTTTCTGTAAGATTATAAAGGGAGAAATACCATCATTCAAATTACTTGAAACTAAGTACAGCTATTCATTTTTAGATATTCAACCAACGAGCAAAGGTCATGCTTTAATTATTCCCAAATATCATGGTGGAAAGTTGCACAATATTCCAGATGAATATTTGATTGATATTTTACCTCTCACTAAAAAATTGGTCCACGTATTAGGTTGTGATCTTGACGGCCCAACAGGCGAAGGTTACAATGTTTTACAGAACAATGGTAGGATTGCTCATCAAGAAGTTGATCAtgttcattttcatttgatCCCAAAAAGAGACAAAGAGACTGGATTAATTGTCGGTTGGCCAACTGAAGAAACcgattttgaaaaactgGGCAAAATACATAAAGAATTACTGGCTAAATTGGATTCAGATTCAGATAGAAGCTTGAACCAATAG
- the DLD2 gene encoding D-lactate dehydrogenase (similar to Saccharomyces cerevisiae YDL178W | DLD2 | D-Lactate Dehydrogenase) translates to MIKTSIRNVSKRSVKSILSYYSVVNPISRVVVPNVTKLAATHNYSTTGTKIQPRLTSENYPSVKRDPRYKQLTNENIEYFKTILEPKCIIQDDLDAFNEDWMRKYKGQSKLVLKPTNTEQVSAILKYCNKQKLAVVPQGGNTGLVGGSVPVFDEIILSLSGMNKIRSFDKVSGIFKCDAGVILENADNFLAEHGYIFPLDLGAKGSCHVGGVVATNAGGLRLLRYGSLHGSVLGLEVVLPNGEVLNSLHSLRKDNTGYDLKQLFIGSEGTIGIVTGVSILCPPRPSAFNVAFLGVESYEAVQRVFIKAKKELGEILSAFEFMDLKSQQLTKAHIQQPAPLEEEHSFYILIETSGSSKEHDDAKLEQFLEKSFEDGIISDGVISQGETELHNLWAWREMIPESSQANGGVYKYDVSLPLKDLYSLVEATNERLTQAGLSSETDKSKPVISAVGYGHVGDGNLHLNVAVRQYTKEVEKCLEPFVYEFVSSKKGSISAEHGLGFQKKNYIGYTKNAQEIKMIKDLKHHYDESLILNPYKYI, encoded by the coding sequence atgattaaaACTAGCATTAGGAATGTCTCAAAAAGATCGGTAAAATCTATTTTATCCTACTATTCAGTAGTAAATCCTATTTCTAGAGTTGTTGTTCCAAATGTTACCAAATTGGCAGCTACACACAACTACTCAACAACAGGTACCAAAATACAACCAAGATTGACCTCTGAAAACTATCCATCTGTTAAACGCGATCCAAGATATAAACAATTAaccaatgaaaatattgagTATTTCAAGACTATTCTAGAACCCAAGTGTATTATTCAAGATGATTTAGATGCATTTAATGAAGATTGGAtgagaaaatataaaggcCAGTCTAAGTTAGTTTTAAAACCAACTAACACTGAACAAGTTTCTgctattttgaaatattgcaataaacaaaaattggCTGTTGTTCCACAAGGTGGTAATACTGGTTTAGTAGGTGGGAGTGTTCCAGTTTTTGatgaaattattttaagtTTGAGCGGTATGAATAAAATCCGTTCATTTGATAAGGTTAgtggtatttttaaatgcGATGCCGGCGTAATTCTGGAAAATGCTGATAATTTTCTGGCCGAGCATGGTTACATTTTCCCACTAGACTTAGGTGCCAAAGGTTCTTGCCATGTTGGTGGTGTAGTTGCCACCAATGCAGGTGGTTTAAGATTATTAAGATATGGCTCTTTACATGGGAGTGTTTTAGGGTTAGAAGTTGTTTTACCAAATGGCGAGGTTTTAAACAGTTTACATTCTTTAAGAAAAGATAATACTGGCTatgatttaaaacaattatttattggcTCGGAAGGCACTATTGGTATTGTTACTGGTGTTTCCATCTTGTGTCCACCAAGACCAAGTGCATTTAATGTTGCGTTCTTAGGGGTTGAAAGTTATGAGGCTGTTCAAAGAGTTTTCATCAAGGCTAAAAAAGAGTTGGGTGAAATTTTAAGTGCTTTTGAATTTATGGACTTGAAGTCTCAACAATTGACTAAAGCCCATATTCAGCAACCAGCTCCATTAGAGGAGGAGCATTCATTTTACATTTTAATCGAAACATCTGGATCTTCCAAAGAACACGATGATGCCAAACTAGAGcaatttttagaaaaatctTTTGAAGATGGTATTATCAGTGATGGTGTTATTTCCCAAGGTGAAACCGAATTGCATAATTTATGGGCTTGGAGGGAAATGATTCCCGAATCATCCCAAGCAAATGGTGGTGTATACAAATATGATGTATCTTTACcattaaaagatttatatTCTTTAGTTGAGGCTACTAATGAAAGATTGACCCAGGCCGGTTTATCTAGTGAAACCGATAAATCCAAACCTGTTATTTCTGCTGTTGGTTATGGGCATGTTGGTGATGGTAACTTGCATCTAAATGTTGCCGTTAGACAGTACACTAAAGAGGTTGAAAAATGTTTGGAGCCTTTTGTTTATGAGTTTGTTTCTTCCAAAAAGGGCTCTATTTCTGCAGAACATGGTTTAGGTTTccaaaagaagaattacATAGGATATACTAAGAATGCACAAGAAATTAAGATGATTAAAGATTTAAAGCATCATTATGATGAAAGTTTGATTTTAAACccatataaatatatatga
- the CDC48 gene encoding AAA family ATPase CDC48 (similar to Saccharomyces cerevisiae YDL126C | CDC48 | Cell Division Cycle), translating into MANEKKPLLDASGADPKDDDSTATAILRRKKKPNQLLVDDAVNDDNSVIAINSNTMDSLELFRGDTVLVKGKRRKDTVLIVLIDDELEDGVCRINRVVRNNLRVRLGDLVSIHSCPDIKYATRISVLPIADTIEGITGNLFDVFLKPYFVEAYRPVRKGDHFIVRGGMRAVEFKVVDVEPEDYAVVAQDTVIHYEGEPINREDEENNINEVGYDDIGGCRKQMAQIRELVELPLRHPQLFKAVGIKPPKGILMYGPPGTGKTLMARAVANETGAFFFLINGPEVMSKMAGESESNLRKAFEEAEKNAPSIIFIDEIDSIAPKRDKTNGEVERRVVSQLLTLMDGMKARSNIVVIAATNRPNSIDPALRRFGRFDREVDIGVPDATGRLEILRIHTKNMKLADDVDLEVLASETHGYVGADVASLCSEAAMQQIREKMDLIDLDEDEIDAEVLASLGVTMENFRYALGNSNPSALRETVVESVNVTWNDIGGLDDIKQELKETVEYPVLHPDQYLKFGLSPSKGVLFYGPPGTGKTLLAKAVATEVSANFISVKGPELLSMYFGESESNIRDIFDKARAAAPTVVFLDELDSIAKARGNSLGDAGGASDRVVNQLLTEMDGMNAKKNVFVIGATNRPDQIDPAILRPGRLDQLIYVPLPDEPARLSILKAQLRKTPLEPGLDLTAIVKATQGFSGADLSYIVQRAAKFAIKDSIEANKRYEAQQAIKAENANADDVKMEDGEEEEKPDLVPYITKHHFAEAMKTAKRSVSDSELRRYEAYSQQMKASRGQFSNFSFGGSATGNNAEGGISGPALGSGSDSTGDNNNGPSAATFGADGGDEDDLYS; encoded by the coding sequence ATGGCCAATGAAAAGAAACCTTTATTAGATGCATCTGGTGCTGATCCAAAAGATGATGATAGCACCGCTACCGCTATTTtaagaagaaagaagaaaccAAATCAATTATTGGTTGACGATGCTGTTAACGATGACAATTCTGTTATTGCTATCAACTCAAACACCATGGACTCTTTGGAATTATTCCGTGGCGATACTGTCTTAGTCAAGgggaaaagaagaaaagatacTGTCTTAATTGTTTTGATTGATGACGAATTGGAAGATGGGGTTTGTAGAATTAACCGTGTTGTTCGTAATAACTTACGTGTTAGATTGGGTGACTTGGTCTCAATCCATTCTTGTCCCGATATTAAATATGCCACCAGAATCTCCGTTTTACCAATTGCTGATACAATTGAAGGTATCACCGGTAATTTGTTTGACGTTTTCTTGAAACCATATTTTGTCGAAGCTTATAGACCAGTGAGGAAGGGCGACCACTTCATTGTCAGAGGTGGTATGAGAGCTGTTGAATTTAAAGTTGTTGATGTTGAACCAGAAGACTACGCGGTGGTTGCACAGGACACCGTTATTCATTACGAAGGTGAACCTATTAACAGAGAAGACGaagaaaacaatattaacGAAGTGGGCTATGATGATATTGGTGGTTGTCGTAAGCAGATGGCACAGATTAGGGAGTTGGTTGAACTACCTTTGAGACATCCTCAGCTATTTAAAGCCGTTGGTATTAAACCACCAAAGGGTATTTTAATGTATGGCCCACCGGGTACCGGTAAAACATTAATGGCCAGAGCTGTTGCTAACGAGACTggtgcctttttttttttaattaatggtCCAGAAGTTATGTCTAAGATGGCAGGCGAATCAGAATCGAACTTAAGAAAGGCATTTGAAGAGGCTGAAAAGAACGCTCcatctattatttttattgatgaaATCGATTCCATTGCTCCTAAGCGTGACAAGACCAATGGTGAAGTTGAGAGAAGAGTTGTTTCCCAATTATTGACCCTAATGGATGGTATGAAGGCTAGATCTAATATTGTTGTCATTGCCGCTACTAACAGACCAAACTCTATTGACCCAGCTTTAAGAAGATTCGGTAGATTTGATCGTGAAGTTGATATTGGTGTTCCAGATGCCACTGGTAGACTAGAAATTTTGCGTATTCATACCAAAAACATGAAGTTGGCCGATGATGTTGATTTGGAAGTGTTGGCCTCTGAAACTCATGGGTATGTCGGTGCAGATGTTGCATCTTTGTGTTCTGAAGCTGCTATGCAACAAATTCGTGAAAAAATGGATTTAATTGATTtggatgaagatgaaataGACGCAGAAGTTTTAGCTTCTTTGGGTGTTACCATGGAAAATTTCCGTTATGCATTAGGCAATTCTAACCCATCTGCTTTACGTGAAACTGTTGTGGAAAGTGTCAATGTTACTTGGAATGATATTGGTGGTTTGGATGACATTAAACAAGAATTGAAGGAAACCGTTGAATATCCTGTTTTGCATCCGGATcaatatttgaaatttgGTTTATCTCCATCTAAGggtgttttgttttacGGTCCACCGGGTACTGGTAAGACTCTATTAGCTAAAGCTGTTGCTACTGAAGTTTCTGCTAATTTTATATCTGTTAAGGGACCAGAATTGTTAAGTATGTATTTTGGCGAATCTGAATCTAATATTCgtgatatttttgataaagcTAGAGCTGCTGCTCCAACCGTCGTCTTTTTGGATGAATTAGACTCTATCGCCAAGGCTAGAGGTAACTCATTAGGTGATGCCGGCGGGGCTTCTGACAGAGTTGTCAACCAATTGTTGACTGAAATGGATGGTATGAATGCTAAGAAAAACGTTTTCGTTATTGGTGCCACTAATAGACCAGATCAAATTGATCCAGCTATTTTAAGACCCGGTAGATTAGATCAATTGATTTATGTTCCATTACCAGACGAGCCTGCTAGGTTATCTATCTTAAAGGCTCAATTAAGAAAGACTCCGTTAGAACCTGGTTTGGATTTAACTGCTATTGTCAAGGCTACCCAAGGCTTTTCTGGTGCTGATTTATCGTACATTGTTCAAAGAGCTGCTAAGTTTGCCATCAAAGATTCTATTGAAGCCAATAAACGCTATGAGGCTCAACAAGCCATCAAAGCCGAAAATGCCAATGCCGATGACGTTAAGATGGAAGACggtgaagaagaagaaaaaccAGACTTGGTTCCATATATTACCAAGCATCATTTTGCTGAAGCTATGAAGACTGCCAAGCGTTCTGTATCTGATTCTGAATTAAGACGTTATGAAGCTTATTCTCAACAAATGAAGGCTTCTAGGGGCCAATTTAGTAATTTCTCATTTGGTGGTTCTGCCACTGGCAACAATGCAGAAGGTGGTATCTCTGGTCCTGCTTTAGGTAGCGGTTCGGACTCTACCggtgacaataataatggtcCTTCTGCTGCTACTTTTGGTGCAGATGGAggtgatgaagatgatttGTATAGTTAG